A window from Haloarchaeobius amylolyticus encodes these proteins:
- a CDS encoding transcription initiation factor IIB: protein MNGANQTVKTADGRPTTYQSGGTRTETDESTADEREEATCPECGADSITDEEHGETVCNECGLVLAEDNVDRGPEWRAFDKAEKDKKSRVGAPTTGLLHDKGLSSVIDWQNKDAYGSQLSARKRQKMQRLRTWDERFRATSARDRNLKQALGEITRMASALDLPDNVQETASVIYRRALEEDLLPGRSIEAMATASLYAAARQSNVPRSLDEFAPVSRVDRREFARAYRYIGRELGLAVEPADPAEYLPRFCSELEVSHEVKTLAHELIESGKRQSVHSGKSPVGLAAAAIYAASLLANEKLTQKEVGEAAEVSEVTIRNRYKELLRANEESPSQATA from the coding sequence ATGAACGGAGCAAACCAGACGGTCAAGACGGCCGACGGTCGCCCGACCACCTACCAGTCGGGCGGCACCCGAACAGAGACGGACGAGTCCACCGCCGACGAACGCGAGGAGGCGACCTGTCCCGAATGTGGTGCCGACAGCATCACCGACGAGGAACACGGCGAGACTGTCTGTAACGAGTGCGGCCTCGTCCTCGCCGAGGACAACGTCGACCGCGGCCCGGAGTGGCGCGCGTTCGACAAGGCCGAGAAGGACAAGAAGTCCCGCGTCGGCGCGCCGACGACCGGACTGCTCCACGACAAGGGGCTCTCCTCGGTCATCGACTGGCAGAACAAGGACGCCTACGGGAGCCAGCTCTCCGCGCGCAAGCGCCAGAAGATGCAGCGCCTGCGCACCTGGGACGAGCGCTTCCGCGCCACCAGTGCCCGCGACCGCAACCTCAAGCAGGCCCTCGGCGAGATCACCCGGATGGCCAGCGCGCTGGACCTGCCCGACAACGTCCAGGAGACCGCCTCGGTCATCTACCGCCGCGCCCTCGAGGAGGACCTGCTCCCCGGCCGGTCCATCGAGGCGATGGCGACCGCGTCACTGTACGCGGCCGCCCGGCAGAGCAACGTCCCGCGGAGCCTCGACGAGTTCGCCCCCGTGAGCCGCGTCGACCGCCGGGAGTTCGCCCGGGCGTACCGCTACATCGGGCGCGAACTCGGCCTCGCGGTCGAGCCCGCGGACCCGGCGGAGTACCTGCCCCGGTTCTGCTCCGAACTCGAGGTCTCCCACGAGGTCAAGACCCTCGCCCACGAGCTCATCGAGTCCGGCAAGCGCCAGAGCGTCCACAGCGGCAAGTCGCCGGTCGGCCTCGCCGCCGCGGCCATCTACGCCGCCTCCCTGCTGGCCAACGAGAAACTGACCCAGAAGGAGGTCGGCGAGGCCGCGGAGGTCAGCGAGGTGACCATCCGCAACCGCTACAAGGAGCTGCTGCGCGCCAACGAGGAGAGCCCGTCCCAGGCGACCGCCTGA